The following are encoded together in the Flavihumibacter fluvii genome:
- a CDS encoding SDR family oxidoreductase has translation MKRIENKVAIVTGAASGLGKAITLLYLAEGAKVLAADINEKNLYALKNDAPANNGYLTTIVANMATDDDIENMVKKAIDTYGTVDILVNNAGIMDDFSPAAEVTDDMWDHVMAINLNGPFKAMRAVLKIMLEKKSGVIINIASVGGLQGARAGAAYTASKHAIIGLTKNTGYMYAKSGLRCNAIAPGAMETNIGATIDFSKISTLANERIMPGMVLNPRSSKPSEVANIALFLASEAASFINGAVIVADGGWTAY, from the coding sequence ATGAAAAGAATAGAAAACAAAGTGGCGATAGTTACTGGTGCCGCATCCGGCCTTGGTAAAGCAATCACTTTGCTGTATTTGGCAGAAGGAGCCAAAGTTTTGGCTGCAGATATCAATGAGAAAAACCTTTATGCCTTAAAAAATGATGCACCGGCAAATAATGGCTATTTAACGACTATTGTAGCAAACATGGCTACTGACGATGATATTGAAAATATGGTCAAAAAGGCCATTGATACTTATGGAACGGTAGATATTCTGGTCAACAATGCCGGTATCATGGATGATTTCAGTCCGGCTGCTGAAGTAACTGATGATATGTGGGATCATGTTATGGCCATCAACCTTAACGGGCCCTTTAAAGCCATGAGAGCTGTATTAAAAATTATGCTGGAAAAGAAATCCGGGGTAATAATCAATATCGCGTCGGTTGGTGGCTTACAGGGCGCGCGGGCAGGAGCAGCTTATACAGCAAGTAAACATGCCATCATCGGCCTTACAAAAAACACTGGCTACATGTATGCAAAATCGGGCCTTCGCTGCAATGCCATTGCACCCGGAGCGATGGAAACCAATATTGGTGCAACCATAGATTTCAGTAAAATTTCCACATTAGCGAATGAAAGGATAATGCCTGGCATGGTTTTAAATCCAAGGTCCTCCAAACCATCTGAAGTGGCCAATATTGCCCTCTTCCTGGCATCCGAAGCGGCCAGTTTTATAAATGGTGCTGTAATTGT